One stretch of Virgibacillus sp. SK37 DNA includes these proteins:
- a CDS encoding NlpC/P60 family protein has product MRKIAMITLFFIVFSSLQHVAAASLTDEKIMFENELEDIAQEIERTEEKEKLIPLKQKENELKATISAYEKAINYLPGKATMQLNSFASMQLGSDSPPQEYISIYQAAAKKYNMDWTLLAAVHKIETQYSSINNMVSSAGAVGHMQFMPATWDFYGVDGNGDGQADPYNIRDAIFSAANYLSASGASDGLIKKALFAYNHSTKYGNDVLTVQTNIKQAFTKNNIDSVEIGKQFINNSIYVFGGGRNQSDIDRGRFDCSSFVHFSLTNTGYDVGALSSVTTDTLKKLGKSVSISDIQPGDLVFFDTYKKDGHVGIYAGKGKFIGAQESTGVAIADMTTGYWKEKFNGRIKRL; this is encoded by the coding sequence ATGCGTAAGATAGCCATGATCACATTATTTTTTATAGTTTTCTCTAGCTTGCAGCATGTTGCAGCTGCAAGCCTAACAGATGAAAAAATAATGTTTGAAAACGAATTGGAAGATATAGCCCAGGAGATCGAGCGAACAGAAGAAAAGGAAAAACTAATACCTTTAAAACAAAAGGAAAACGAATTAAAAGCAACGATAAGCGCCTATGAGAAAGCTATAAACTATTTACCAGGGAAAGCAACCATGCAATTAAATAGCTTTGCTTCTATGCAATTAGGAAGCGACAGCCCACCGCAGGAATACATATCTATTTACCAGGCAGCAGCGAAAAAATATAACATGGATTGGACTTTACTTGCGGCAGTTCACAAGATAGAAACGCAGTACAGCAGTATAAATAATATGGTATCAAGCGCCGGGGCGGTTGGTCACATGCAGTTTATGCCTGCAACATGGGATTTTTACGGGGTGGACGGAAACGGGGACGGACAAGCCGACCCATATAATATAAGGGACGCTATTTTTTCAGCAGCAAACTATTTGAGTGCTTCCGGAGCAAGTGACGGACTTATTAAAAAAGCGCTCTTTGCTTATAATCACTCAACGAAATACGGAAATGATGTATTAACCGTACAAACGAATATTAAACAAGCTTTCACTAAAAACAATATTGATAGTGTGGAGATCGGGAAGCAGTTCATAAATAATTCTATTTATGTATTCGGCGGCGGCAGGAATCAAAGCGACATAGATCGAGGGCGGTTTGATTGTTCCTCATTCGTTCACTTTTCATTAACAAATACGGGTTATGATGTGGGCGCTCTTTCTTCCGTTACTACCGATACACTAAAGAAGCTAGGAAAAAGCGTATCTATTAGCGATATACAGCCCGGCGACCTGGTTTTCTTTGATACGTATAAAAAAGACGGGCATGTTGGTATTTATGCCGGAAAAGGGAAGTTTATCGGCGCACAAGAAAGCACCGGGGTTGCTATTGCAGATATGACAACAGGTTACTGGAAAGAAAAGTTTAACGGGCGAATAAAGCGCCTATAA